The following proteins are encoded in a genomic region of Sulfurovum indicum:
- a CDS encoding MFS transporter, protein MAGFKALKGEGHFPTLFMAFLYFDMSFMVWTMLGPLSTEITEALAAHGEIITAGQKATLLSLPILSGAILRIVLGFGVDKLGPKLTALIAQAIVIASLLLAYMQGESITYNQLLVVALGLGFAGASFAVALPQAGQWYPPKLQGVVLGIAGAGNIGVVLDFLFAPKIAEKWGWEAVFGVGAAMAIVVFIAYLFLAKNAPETVYKARPKKVSDYFKLLRDKDTWWFNLFYAISFGGFVGFAGYMKVYLMNTYQADMAAFGLDVLDEPNVKVIAGYFGALTIFAGAVLRPVGGNIADRIGGVKALYFFYGSVAVLAAILALIELPFFVAIAVLFFIMASLGMANGAVFQLVPQRFGKDIGIMTGIVGCAGGLGGTALIKTLGWSKGAFDGYMAGFLIFAGVVLVAIAGLSFVKTRWRTTWGASAGGMI, encoded by the coding sequence ATGGCAGGGTTTAAAGCACTTAAAGGGGAGGGGCACTTTCCGACTCTCTTTATGGCTTTTTTGTATTTCGATATGAGTTTTATGGTCTGGACGATGCTCGGACCACTCTCAACGGAGATCACCGAAGCATTGGCTGCACACGGAGAGATCATCACGGCAGGACAGAAGGCGACGCTCCTTTCTCTTCCTATCCTCTCTGGAGCGATTTTGCGTATTGTGCTTGGCTTTGGAGTAGATAAACTGGGACCGAAACTGACTGCACTGATCGCTCAGGCTATTGTGATCGCTTCACTGCTTTTGGCCTATATGCAGGGTGAGTCCATTACCTATAACCAGTTGCTTGTTGTTGCTCTCGGACTTGGTTTTGCCGGGGCATCGTTTGCCGTAGCACTGCCACAGGCAGGACAATGGTATCCGCCAAAACTCCAGGGGGTTGTGCTTGGTATTGCAGGAGCAGGGAATATAGGTGTCGTACTCGACTTCCTCTTTGCACCAAAGATCGCAGAGAAGTGGGGATGGGAAGCTGTGTTCGGTGTAGGTGCCGCTATGGCGATCGTCGTCTTCATTGCCTATCTTTTCCTGGCCAAGAATGCCCCTGAGACTGTTTACAAGGCAAGACCGAAAAAGGTTTCTGACTACTTTAAACTGCTTCGTGACAAAGATACATGGTGGTTCAATCTTTTCTATGCCATCTCATTCGGCGGTTTTGTAGGATTTGCAGGATATATGAAAGTCTATCTGATGAATACCTATCAGGCAGATATGGCAGCCTTCGGTCTTGATGTGCTTGATGAGCCGAACGTCAAGGTCATTGCCGGATACTTTGGTGCCTTGACTATTTTTGCAGGTGCGGTACTCAGGCCTGTGGGCGGTAACATTGCCGACAGGATCGGAGGTGTGAAAGCCCTCTATTTCTTCTACGGGTCCGTGGCGGTGCTGGCAGCGATACTTGCACTGATAGAACTGCCGTTCTTTGTGGCCATTGCAGTGCTCTTTTTCATTATGGCAAGTCTCGGTATGGCGAACGGTGCGGTCTTCCAGCTGGTTCCTCAGCGTTTCGGCAAAGATATCGGTATTATGACAGGTATTGTTGGATGTGCCGGTGGACTCGGTGGTACAGCACTCATCAAAACACTCGGATGGTCAAAGGGTGCCTTTGACGGCTACATGGCAGGATTCCTCATCTTTGCAGGGGTTGTACTTGTTGCCATCGCCGGACTCAGTTTCGTCAAGACACGATGGAGAACCACATGGGGTGCGAGTGCCGGGGGAATGATATAG
- a CDS encoding bifunctional protein-serine/threonine kinase/phosphatase: MSKQNIETSGLTLAKGTQLKGDDFFEVKVMENITVAVVCDGVGSATHGAEAAKRTTQFLVQSLKNRPRSWSMEKSIRHFIGNINRILYLESMEQYEREELVTTLTLVVIEGDRLYGANVGDSRIYLLREDDLTQLSSDHAMDEEGMENVLTSAIGLEEQVEAYYFENNLRAGDRILLCTDGLYNELTDREISEGIKVGASFLVKKASKKHHDDLPDDTTAVVIEIKELDPRLKLKQTSLIIQEEYQKGEEIDGYRLLRPLIQNNRTWLCEKKGVEYVIKFAPPEAVEDEVMLDLFVKEVWMANRLKAGFFPKAVVPKKRTHRYYIMNFIEGVSLKEYIAKKPLTVDLSVELAHFLLKMSQFLIKHNLVHGDIKPENIIVTRRKSKTVFKMVDFGSITEAYSGITRAGTPSYLAPERFMQAPVTEQTEIFAIGVTLYEALTRKFPYGEIEPFQTPGFDKTPKHPTRLNPKIPHWLESVILRAVETDTDKRYRNYSEMLYEIENPEKVQPYFDKRMSFIERHEMMVYKAGFILMFILNIVQLLFWH, encoded by the coding sequence ATGTCCAAGCAAAATATTGAAACGTCAGGCTTGACCCTTGCCAAGGGTACGCAGCTGAAGGGAGATGATTTCTTTGAAGTGAAGGTGATGGAGAATATCACCGTAGCGGTAGTGTGTGACGGGGTAGGTTCTGCCACGCATGGAGCCGAAGCAGCCAAACGTACGACACAGTTCCTGGTACAGTCACTCAAGAACCGTCCTCGAAGCTGGAGTATGGAAAAGTCCATCCGCCACTTTATCGGGAATATCAATCGCATACTTTACCTTGAGTCGATGGAACAGTATGAACGCGAGGAGCTGGTAACGACACTGACACTGGTGGTTATCGAAGGTGACAGACTCTATGGTGCCAATGTAGGCGACAGCCGTATCTATCTTTTACGTGAAGATGATCTTACCCAGCTCTCATCTGATCATGCAATGGACGAGGAGGGAATGGAAAATGTGCTTACCTCCGCCATCGGACTTGAAGAGCAGGTAGAAGCATACTACTTTGAGAACAACCTTCGGGCAGGAGATCGTATACTGCTCTGCACTGACGGGCTCTATAATGAACTCACTGATCGGGAGATCTCCGAGGGGATCAAGGTAGGAGCGTCATTCCTTGTCAAAAAAGCGAGTAAAAAACATCATGATGATCTGCCGGACGATACGACAGCAGTTGTTATCGAGATCAAAGAACTCGACCCGAGACTCAAGCTTAAACAGACATCATTGATCATACAGGAAGAGTATCAAAAAGGTGAAGAGATCGACGGCTACAGACTTCTCAGGCCGCTGATACAAAACAACCGTACATGGCTGTGTGAGAAAAAAGGGGTGGAGTATGTCATCAAGTTTGCTCCGCCTGAAGCAGTCGAAGATGAGGTAATGCTCGATCTTTTTGTTAAAGAGGTCTGGATGGCAAATCGTCTGAAAGCGGGCTTTTTCCCTAAAGCAGTTGTGCCAAAAAAGAGGACACACCGCTATTATATTATGAATTTTATTGAGGGGGTATCACTCAAGGAGTATATTGCCAAAAAGCCTTTGACGGTCGATCTAAGTGTGGAGCTGGCACATTTTCTGCTGAAGATGTCGCAGTTTCTTATCAAGCATAACCTCGTACACGGAGATATCAAGCCTGAAAACATCATTGTCACCAGGCGTAAATCGAAGACTGTTTTCAAGATGGTCGACTTTGGCAGCATTACCGAGGCATACTCCGGGATAACACGTGCCGGGACCCCCTCTTATCTGGCACCGGAACGTTTCATGCAGGCACCGGTGACCGAACAGACCGAGATATTTGCCATTGGAGTAACACTGTATGAAGCATTGACACGAAAGTTTCCCTATGGCGAGATAGAACCGTTTCAGACACCGGGGTTCGATAAAACCCCAAAACATCCGACCAGGCTCAATCCCAAGATACCGCACTGGCTTGAGAGCGTGATACTGCGTGCTGTTGAGACCGATACGGATAAACGCTACCGTAACTATTCCGAAATGCTCTATGAGATAGAGAATCCGGAGAAGGTTCAGCCATACTTTGACAAGCGTATGTCATTTATCGAACGTCATGAAATGATGGTCTACAAAGCAGGGTTCATTCTCATGTTCATTCTGAACATTGTACAGTTGCTCTTTTGGCACTGA
- the mltG gene encoding endolytic transglycosylase MltG — translation MKKSRTTSWRTWIAWAENIAIVLIISLAFYITLPVKSTQTLYIPQGSIGGIISQLAKKGYNVSVIDSYILRLIGQPQQGWIFIGKKSLNRIDFLYKLTNAKAMIHKVTLIPGETLDIFFGNLAKTFKLDKEKLFQYYKEYSTYPEAGIFADTYYVPVGIREKHLIHFLVRESEKRYERLAEKIYGVYDKKQWEKILTVASIIQKEAANEKEMPLVASVIYNRLKKGMRLQMDGTLNYGKFSHIKVTPERIRGDKSTFNTYKFKGLPPSPIGAVSFAAIKAAVAPAKTKYLYFMKNKKGTHDFSTNFKAHRKNINRSKKK, via the coding sequence ATGAAAAAATCACGTACCACCTCATGGAGAACATGGATAGCATGGGCAGAGAATATTGCCATAGTCTTGATCATTTCACTCGCCTTTTATATTACACTGCCCGTGAAATCGACACAAACACTCTATATTCCACAAGGCTCTATCGGAGGTATTATATCACAGCTGGCTAAAAAGGGGTACAATGTCTCTGTGATCGACAGCTATATCCTGAGGCTCATAGGACAACCGCAGCAGGGGTGGATCTTCATTGGGAAGAAGAGCCTCAACCGTATTGATTTTCTCTATAAACTTACCAATGCAAAAGCAATGATCCATAAGGTCACGCTTATTCCCGGAGAGACTCTTGATATCTTCTTCGGGAATCTTGCAAAAACATTTAAACTGGATAAGGAGAAACTGTTCCAATACTACAAAGAGTACTCCACTTACCCCGAAGCGGGTATCTTTGCCGACACCTACTATGTCCCGGTGGGGATCAGAGAGAAACACCTTATACACTTTCTTGTCAGGGAGTCTGAGAAAAGATATGAAAGGCTGGCTGAGAAGATCTACGGGGTGTATGACAAAAAGCAGTGGGAAAAGATACTGACTGTTGCCTCTATCATCCAAAAAGAGGCTGCCAACGAAAAAGAGATGCCGCTGGTCGCATCAGTGATCTACAACCGTCTGAAAAAAGGGATGCGTCTGCAAATGGACGGAACGCTCAACTACGGGAAATTCTCCCATATCAAAGTCACTCCGGAACGTATCAGGGGCGATAAAAGTACTTTCAATACCTACAAATTCAAAGGACTTCCGCCCTCACCGATCGGTGCAGTCAGTTTTGCAGCCATCAAAGCGGCTGTCGCACCGGCAAAGACAAAGTACCTCTACTTCATGAAGAACAAAAAGGGAACACACGACTTTTCCACCAATTTCAAGGCACACCGTAAAAATATCAACAGATCAAAGAAAAAATAA
- a CDS encoding YhdP family protein — protein MIKTMAIFSAHAIHVLHEVVRDFFIALIVLLAALFFWLIYGIQVDKLDIGSYKIDGLYIKLDKKLILKAREITLPKKKANPSFDRVDTTFDRIKHLLTFFDTIMLEKVNFKNNHLTLLYADDVLYITSDIYEIAGKIERKGQKLVADVPMLYLKKEKVTISGKLSYDLLTEALETEGKFNAFGIRGHFRAVKKDQNIIYALNTRIFTDPKPLIRRFKMHPVIESWIIEKVQAKQYKIEYIKGKMAVKDQDIKIDLGALKGKIRFDDVEIFYKEKIPPAHAESMVLSYEKGDLDFVLKDPVYQGRDLSGTGVVIKHIIGPQSPVLILDLHALSPLDETVQKILRAYHLNIPVTHTGKNNKAVVLLKIPLGKKRERKIKAEVDVILDKGVLTIDRLPLSVRSGKIHYREGLLSLNDIKIEEKWYEGSVSGKVKVKEKAADLILNAEKITLGEGKRPFLQIKRKKIPLKLSYKEPLTLTLPTLETRVVKKNEELKIELTDIGRIVPFLQQNSLGWEGGELDIVTKDLKTYRFNGKLKKELCFFYEKGDLCYTSIPVEGTVNTGSGEIDLYAFNKRFHINVAKGKVELKNINIDLELLLKERKRFHEDKTATFLSRKKIVIIGENSQLRYGDYTLVTDSYDIEILPSGDIKAMGIIDKDVVKFSRKGKNFFMQALRVKDKMLHPLINFKGLKSGRYSIKVEGDPDKEMKGRIIIEGGILSDFKAYSNILAFINTVPALATLNSPGFSDRGFKIREGVIEYRMTPEKIIFDSIYLKGNTATVAGKGAIDLKTKKIDVKLAIMTVRELGKIVGKIPLLGYILMGENNSMTVGLEVAGTLENPKVSTSVAKDILTLPLQIIKRTITAPVQLGEGSKEEEVSGPQSETVPAKRQKHIRPVQSEEKKEEETAPATPSVTEPIRSEVPSEGLSEQLF, from the coding sequence ATGATCAAGACTATGGCAATATTCTCTGCCCATGCTATCCATGTTCTCCATGAGGTGGTACGTGATTTTTTCATTGCGCTGATCGTCCTTTTGGCTGCACTCTTCTTTTGGCTTATCTACGGTATACAGGTCGACAAGCTGGATATTGGAAGCTACAAGATAGATGGATTATACATCAAACTCGATAAAAAACTGATACTTAAAGCCAGAGAGATCACTCTGCCAAAGAAGAAGGCCAACCCTTCCTTTGACAGAGTTGATACGACCTTTGACCGGATCAAACACCTTTTGACCTTCTTTGATACGATCATGCTTGAAAAGGTGAATTTCAAGAACAACCATCTTACCCTTCTTTATGCTGATGATGTACTCTATATTACCAGTGATATCTATGAGATCGCAGGAAAGATAGAACGTAAAGGGCAGAAACTGGTCGCAGATGTCCCGATGCTCTATCTGAAAAAAGAGAAGGTAACAATATCGGGAAAGCTGAGTTACGATCTTCTTACAGAAGCACTGGAGACAGAAGGAAAGTTCAATGCGTTTGGTATCAGAGGACACTTCAGGGCAGTAAAGAAGGATCAGAACATTATCTATGCGCTCAATACCAGAATATTTACCGACCCTAAACCTCTGATCAGGCGTTTCAAGATGCATCCGGTGATCGAGTCATGGATCATTGAGAAGGTACAGGCCAAACAGTATAAGATCGAATACATTAAAGGGAAAATGGCTGTCAAAGACCAGGATATAAAAATCGATCTTGGTGCATTGAAAGGGAAAATACGTTTTGATGATGTAGAGATATTCTATAAAGAGAAGATCCCTCCTGCACATGCAGAAAGCATGGTATTGAGCTATGAAAAAGGAGATCTTGATTTTGTACTGAAGGATCCGGTCTATCAAGGACGGGACCTTTCCGGTACCGGTGTTGTCATCAAGCATATAATTGGCCCGCAATCACCGGTTCTGATACTCGACCTCCATGCCCTCTCACCGCTTGATGAAACGGTGCAGAAGATCCTTCGCGCCTATCATTTGAACATACCGGTCACACATACCGGCAAAAATAACAAAGCGGTAGTCCTGCTTAAGATCCCTCTTGGCAAAAAAAGAGAGAGAAAGATCAAGGCAGAAGTCGATGTCATTCTTGACAAGGGAGTACTGACGATCGACAGGCTTCCTCTCTCTGTACGAAGCGGGAAGATACACTACCGGGAGGGTCTGCTCTCACTCAACGATATCAAGATCGAAGAGAAGTGGTATGAAGGCAGTGTCAGCGGAAAGGTCAAGGTTAAAGAGAAAGCGGCAGACCTGATACTCAATGCCGAAAAGATCACCCTTGGAGAAGGAAAAAGACCGTTCTTGCAGATAAAAAGAAAAAAAATACCGTTAAAACTCTCTTACAAAGAGCCCCTGACACTGACCCTTCCCACACTGGAGACCAGAGTTGTCAAAAAGAACGAGGAGTTGAAAATTGAGCTGACGGACATAGGCAGGATCGTACCTTTCCTGCAGCAAAACAGTCTGGGATGGGAAGGAGGAGAGCTCGATATTGTCACTAAAGATCTTAAAACCTACCGTTTTAACGGTAAATTGAAGAAAGAGCTCTGTTTTTTCTATGAGAAGGGAGATCTCTGCTACACCTCTATCCCTGTAGAGGGAACAGTCAATACAGGGAGCGGAGAGATCGATCTCTATGCTTTCAATAAACGTTTTCATATCAATGTAGCAAAAGGCAAAGTTGAACTCAAAAATATCAATATTGATCTGGAACTTCTACTCAAAGAACGAAAGAGGTTTCACGAGGATAAAACAGCAACATTCCTATCCAGGAAAAAAATAGTGATCATCGGGGAGAACAGTCAGCTGCGTTACGGGGACTATACTCTTGTGACTGACAGTTATGATATAGAGATACTTCCCAGCGGAGATATCAAAGCGATGGGAATTATTGACAAAGATGTTGTAAAGTTTTCACGAAAAGGGAAGAATTTTTTTATGCAGGCACTGCGTGTCAAAGACAAGATGCTGCATCCGCTTATCAACTTCAAGGGCTTGAAGAGCGGCCGCTACTCCATAAAAGTAGAGGGGGATCCTGACAAAGAGATGAAAGGACGTATTATTATTGAGGGGGGTATTTTGAGTGATTTCAAAGCCTACAGCAACATACTCGCCTTCATCAATACTGTACCCGCATTGGCCACTCTGAACAGTCCGGGTTTCTCTGACAGAGGTTTCAAGATCAGGGAAGGGGTGATAGAATACAGGATGACACCAGAGAAGATCATTTTTGATTCGATCTATCTGAAAGGAAATACTGCTACAGTGGCAGGAAAGGGTGCGATAGATCTTAAGACAAAGAAGATTGATGTAAAGCTTGCTATCATGACAGTGAGGGAGCTTGGCAAGATCGTGGGAAAGATACCGCTTTTGGGTTATATTCTCATGGGAGAAAACAACAGTATGACAGTAGGGCTTGAAGTTGCGGGTACACTGGAGAACCCTAAAGTGAGTACTTCCGTTGCAAAAGATATCCTTACGCTTCCGCTGCAGATCATTAAACGGACCATTACCGCACCGGTGCAGCTTGGAGAAGGCAGCAAAGAGGAAGAGGTCTCCGGCCCTCAGTCAGAGACAGTACCTGCAAAGAGACAAAAGCATATCAGGCCGGTTCAGTCTGAAGAGAAGAAGGAAGAAGAAACTGCACCCGCCACCCCTTCCGTTACAGAACCTATTCGTTCCGAAGTACCGTCAGAGGGTCTGTCTGAGCAGCTTTTTTAG
- a CDS encoding ABC transporter permease produces the protein MSKPLTPLNKTFVRRIIRHYLKYDKENPFIFISAVLAFLGIAAGVMVLMIAMGIMNGTQKEFKKRLFVMNYPLTILPVMEDAISDTLINSLSREFPHLKFSPYYTTQVITKNAGAVQGSLLYGVDFEKESEINPVFREAKSSGSNKFRVVIGDSLSYEMDAPKGNKVTLYFSEQQAIGFGTMPLQKRFIVDGVFDSGLKAYDKAIMYTTLEAFEKLLKRKRGYYDGLHIFTKNPEKDIEAIRKVLPENVVIEGWWQQNGNFFSAMEMEKKALFLVLLLIILVASLNIISSLLMTVMSRRSEIALMRTLGAAQEEIRSIFFNLGLIIGVAGIVTGTLLGGFGIWLLKTFDIISMPADVYGTSKLPVDLTMSDFGFIILGTSVIILLSALYPAKKAAQTDPLTVLRNE, from the coding sequence ATGTCCAAACCACTCACCCCGCTGAACAAGACCTTTGTCCGGCGGATCATCAGACATTACCTCAAATACGATAAAGAAAACCCTTTTATCTTCATCTCTGCTGTTTTGGCATTTCTCGGTATCGCAGCAGGTGTCATGGTGCTGATGATCGCTATGGGGATCATGAACGGTACCCAGAAGGAGTTCAAGAAACGGCTCTTTGTCATGAACTACCCGCTTACCATACTCCCTGTGATGGAGGATGCTATCAGTGATACGCTCATCAACTCCCTTTCCAGAGAATTTCCCCATTTGAAATTCAGCCCCTACTATACTACCCAGGTCATTACAAAAAATGCCGGTGCCGTGCAGGGTTCACTGCTTTACGGAGTGGATTTTGAAAAAGAAAGTGAGATCAACCCCGTCTTCAGAGAGGCAAAAAGCTCAGGCAGCAACAAATTCAGAGTGGTTATCGGTGATTCACTCTCATATGAGATGGATGCTCCCAAAGGCAACAAGGTAACACTCTACTTCTCTGAACAGCAGGCGATCGGTTTTGGTACAATGCCGCTCCAGAAACGCTTCATTGTAGACGGTGTTTTTGACTCGGGGCTCAAAGCCTACGACAAGGCGATCATGTATACCACACTCGAAGCATTCGAAAAACTGCTCAAACGAAAAAGAGGCTATTATGACGGTCTGCATATCTTCACAAAGAACCCTGAAAAAGATATAGAAGCAATACGGAAAGTACTGCCGGAGAATGTGGTCATTGAAGGATGGTGGCAGCAGAACGGCAACTTCTTCTCTGCTATGGAGATGGAGAAGAAGGCGCTGTTTCTTGTGCTGCTGCTCATCATACTTGTCGCTTCACTCAATATCATCTCTTCTTTGCTCATGACAGTTATGAGCAGACGCAGTGAAATAGCCCTCATGCGGACACTCGGTGCCGCACAGGAGGAGATACGCAGTATCTTCTTCAATCTCGGGCTGATCATCGGGGTTGCAGGTATCGTGACGGGAACACTGCTCGGCGGATTTGGTATCTGGCTTTTGAAGACTTTCGACATTATCTCCATGCCTGCAGATGTCTACGGTACCAGTAAACTGCCCGTAGACCTTACCATGAGTGATTTCGGATTCATTATTTTGGGAACCTCTGTCATTATCCTTCTCTCCGCTCTCTATCCGGCTAAAAAAGCTGCTCAGACAGACCCTCTGACGGTACTTCGGAACGAATAG